From the Micromonospora echinofusca genome, the window CGGCGGCGACCGCGCCGGTCGGTTCGGTGCACACCGACGGCCACACCGACAGGAACGGCCGCGCGGACCGGCGCGCCGAGCGCTCGGTGGGCATCGAGTACCAGGCCCAGCCCAACTTCTACTACTGCGGCCCGGCCGCGACCCGGATCGCCCTGTCGGCGCTGGGCAAGGCGCTGTCCCAGGACGAGGTCGCCAAGCGGCTCGGCACCACCGAGGCCGGCACCGACTCCGCCCTGGACACCACCCGCGTGCTCAACGAGCTGACCGGCCGGGGATACCGGACCACCGAGATCCGGGACTCGGTGGCCAGGCCGGAGCAGGTCGACCGGCTGCGCTCCGACGTGGTCGCGGCCCTCGACGAGGGCCGGCCGGTGGTGGCCAACATCAAGGGCACCGCCGTCGACACGGTCGGCAACCCGCACTCGTACGAGGGTGGGCACTACCTGACCCTGGTGGGCTACCGCGACGGCGGGGACCTGATCCGCATCGCCGACCCGGCCGCCCCCGAGGGCGAGTACTGGATGACGCTGGAGAAGGTCGCCAACTGGATCGCCGAGCGCGGCTACTCGTCCTGACCCGTACCCCGACGAGGGCAGGTCCCCACGCGGGGCCGGCCCTCGTCGGCCGCTCGCGACCGGGACCGGCGGGCGGCCGTCGTCGGTGAGGGACGTCGATCGCTCGCCGTGGGTTCGGTCGACGGTTCGCGGGTACCAGGGCTCACAGCCGACCGTTCCGCAACCGGTAAGGGGCAGACATGACCAACCCATCCGCAACCAGCGGTCAGGACGTGGTGGACGTCCTCACCGCCGAC encodes:
- a CDS encoding C39 family peptidase, with product MNSIVQRSGLSVAGLLVAGGCLAGPAATAQAAPAATAPVGSVHTDGHTDRNGRADRRAERSVGIEYQAQPNFYYCGPAATRIALSALGKALSQDEVAKRLGTTEAGTDSALDTTRVLNELTGRGYRTTEIRDSVARPEQVDRLRSDVVAALDEGRPVVANIKGTAVDTVGNPHSYEGGHYLTLVGYRDGGDLIRIADPAAPEGEYWMTLEKVANWIAERGYSS